In one window of Opitutus sp. GAS368 DNA:
- the hisIE gene encoding bifunctional phosphoribosyl-AMP cyclohydrolase/phosphoribosyl-ATP diphosphatase HisIE, translating into MKLPKLDWKKNAGLVPAIVQDAATLQVLMLGYMDAAALKKTLRTKKVTFFSRSKQRLWTKGESSRNFLHLVDVKVDCDNDTLLVTARPDGPTCHRGTPSCFGDDGASGVGFLAQLERTIVARLKSGDKKSYTVRLAKEGVARVAQKVGEEGVETALAALKNDKAEFAGEAADLLYHLIVLLRVKKMSLGDALTVLEKRHAPKR; encoded by the coding sequence ATGAAACTCCCGAAACTCGACTGGAAGAAGAACGCCGGCCTCGTGCCCGCCATCGTGCAGGACGCCGCCACCCTGCAGGTGCTGATGCTCGGCTACATGGACGCCGCCGCGCTGAAGAAGACCCTGCGCACGAAGAAGGTCACCTTCTTCAGCCGCAGCAAGCAGCGGCTCTGGACCAAGGGCGAGTCGTCGAGGAATTTCCTGCACCTCGTGGACGTGAAGGTTGATTGCGACAACGACACGCTGCTCGTCACCGCCCGGCCCGACGGCCCGACCTGTCACCGCGGCACACCGAGCTGTTTTGGTGACGACGGTGCCAGCGGCGTCGGTTTTCTCGCCCAGCTGGAGCGCACGATCGTCGCCCGCCTCAAGAGCGGCGACAAGAAGAGCTACACGGTGCGCCTGGCCAAGGAAGGTGTCGCCCGCGTCGCGCAGAAGGTCGGCGAGGAGGGCGTCGAAACGGCGCTCGCGGCGCTGAAGAACGACAAGGCGGAGTTCGCCGGCGAGGCCGCCGACCTGCTCTATCACCTGATCGTGTTGCTGCGCGTGAAGAAGATGTCGCTCGGCGACGCCCTCACGGTCCTGGAAAAGCGCCACGCGCCGAAGCGCTGA
- the hisC gene encoding histidinol-phosphate transaminase: MPSVDQVLSLVRPDILALTAYSSARKESKGGRVWLDANENPQTPSAAKPLLNRYPEPQPADLVAQLAALYRVAAAQVLVTRGSDEGIDLLLRTFCRAGQDAILITPPTYGMYVVAAGIQGARTVTVPLIREKNFALDAAAVLKAVLAASKPSGEGGTPEVKLVFLCSPNNPTGGLLERAAVLSLVKSLAGRAVVVVDEAYVDFSGQPSLAAEIPVNPNLVVLRTLSKAYGLAGARVGTTIADPAVIAVLQKVIAPYPVPAPVLIAALAALTPAGLVAARNSVAAIVAERSRLAVALPKLPAVKHVWPSDANYLLVEVADATRAMMAGRAAGVIWRDRSKDVSNCIRITVGTAEENNATLEVLSRV, from the coding sequence ATGCCTTCTGTCGACCAAGTTCTCTCCCTCGTCCGCCCCGACATCCTCGCGCTGACGGCCTACAGCTCGGCCCGCAAGGAATCCAAGGGCGGCCGCGTCTGGCTGGACGCGAACGAAAACCCTCAGACTCCGTCCGCCGCGAAGCCGTTGCTCAACCGCTACCCCGAGCCGCAGCCGGCCGATCTGGTCGCGCAGCTGGCCGCGCTCTACCGCGTCGCCGCCGCGCAGGTGCTTGTGACTCGCGGCTCGGACGAGGGCATCGATCTTCTCCTGCGCACGTTTTGTCGCGCCGGGCAGGACGCCATCCTCATCACGCCGCCGACCTACGGCATGTATGTCGTTGCTGCCGGCATCCAAGGCGCCCGCACCGTCACCGTGCCGCTCATCCGGGAGAAAAACTTCGCGCTCGATGCCGCCGCCGTGCTCAAGGCCGTCCTTGCCGCGTCGAAGCCGTCTGGCGAAGGCGGGACGCCGGAGGTGAAACTTGTCTTCCTCTGTTCACCGAACAACCCGACCGGCGGCCTGCTCGAGCGCGCCGCGGTGCTGTCGCTGGTCAAATCGCTTGCGGGCCGCGCGGTCGTGGTGGTGGACGAGGCCTATGTGGATTTCTCCGGCCAACCGAGCCTTGCCGCCGAGATCCCGGTGAATCCCAATCTCGTCGTCCTGCGCACGCTGTCGAAAGCCTACGGCCTCGCCGGCGCCCGCGTCGGCACGACCATCGCCGACCCGGCCGTGATCGCTGTATTGCAGAAGGTGATCGCACCCTACCCGGTGCCGGCGCCGGTGCTGATTGCCGCCCTCGCCGCCCTCACCCCGGCCGGTCTCGTCGCTGCCAGGAATTCCGTTGCCGCGATCGTTGCCGAGCGCTCCCGTCTGGCCGTGGCGCTACCGAAGCTGCCGGCCGTGAAGCACGTCTGGCCGAGCGATGCCAACTACCTGCTCGTCGAGGTCGCCGATGCCACCCGGGCCATGATGGCCGGCCGCGCCGCCGGCGTCATCTGGCGCGACCGCAGCAAGGACGTTTCCAACTGCATCCGCATCACCGTCGGCACCGCCGAGGAAAACAACGCCACCCTGGAGGTTTTGTCCCGTGTGTGA
- the hisA gene encoding 1-(5-phosphoribosyl)-5-[(5-phosphoribosylamino)methylideneamino]imidazole-4-carboxamide isomerase has translation MIIYPAIDLRGGRVVRLTEGRFDQEKSYGDDPLAVAQDFAASGATWLHVVDLDGAKDPAKRQTALVEKIARGSGLRMQTGGGIRDESQIAALLAAGAQRVIVGSVAVRQPALVHDWLRKFGPEKIILSPDVRLDVAGIPRVAAAGWQESTGVALDDFLTGFLLAGLVHILCTDISRDGKLTGPNRALYARLVKKFPSLQIQASGGVSSLDDLRGLKTTGSAGAIVGRALYEKKFTLKEALAC, from the coding sequence ATGATTATTTATCCCGCCATCGATCTCCGCGGGGGCCGCGTCGTGCGCCTGACCGAAGGCAGGTTCGACCAGGAGAAATCCTACGGCGACGACCCGCTCGCCGTCGCGCAGGATTTCGCCGCGTCCGGCGCCACGTGGCTGCATGTCGTCGACCTCGATGGCGCCAAGGATCCCGCGAAGCGCCAGACGGCGCTGGTCGAGAAAATCGCCCGCGGCAGCGGCCTGCGCATGCAGACTGGCGGCGGCATCCGCGACGAGTCGCAGATTGCCGCGCTCCTCGCCGCCGGCGCCCAACGGGTCATCGTCGGCAGTGTCGCCGTCAGGCAGCCTGCGCTGGTCCACGACTGGCTCAGGAAGTTTGGTCCGGAAAAGATCATCCTATCGCCGGACGTCCGCCTCGATGTCGCCGGCATTCCCCGCGTGGCCGCCGCCGGGTGGCAGGAAAGCACCGGCGTGGCGCTGGACGATTTCCTCACCGGGTTTCTCCTGGCCGGGCTGGTCCACATCCTCTGCACCGACATCAGCCGCGACGGCAAGCTGACGGGCCCGAACCGCGCCCTCTATGCCCGACTCGTGAAGAAATTTCCCTCCCTGCAAATCCAGGCCTCGGGCGGCGTGTCGTCGCTCGACGACCTGCGTGGGCTGAAGACCACCGGCAGCGCCGGCGCCATCGTAGGCCGGGCGCTCTACGAAAAGAAGTTCACGCTGAAGGAGGCTCTCGCATGTTGA
- the hisB gene encoding bifunctional histidinol-phosphatase/imidazoleglycerol-phosphate dehydratase HisB translates to MKKILFIDRDGTLIAEPFDQQIDRLDKFVLEPDCIPALLRLRDAGWTFVMVTNQDGLGTPSFREEEFRPLQKLLLDILASQGIAFEAVRVCPHTTADKCDCRKPKTGLLTDYVKDVSWSRESSAVIGDRETDVQLAQNLGVRSFRYDRKTLGWTEIARVIAVGPRRATIVRNTKETKITVAVDLDTPAPAQLATGIGFFDHMLEQIAKNAGIGLAIKCEGDLEIDEHHTVEDVGIALGTALRQALGDKRGVGRYGFVLPMDEAQAQIALDLSGRAYFTFEGKFPREVVGELPTELVPHFFRSLSDALAATLQMSVKGENTHHMVETLFKGFGRVLRTAATRSLDGDIPSTKGVL, encoded by the coding sequence ATGAAGAAAATCCTGTTCATCGACCGCGACGGCACGCTCATTGCGGAGCCGTTCGACCAGCAGATCGACCGCCTCGACAAGTTCGTCCTCGAGCCCGACTGCATCCCCGCCCTGCTCCGGCTGCGCGATGCCGGCTGGACGTTTGTCATGGTCACCAACCAGGACGGCCTGGGCACGCCGAGTTTCCGCGAGGAGGAGTTCCGCCCGCTGCAGAAGCTGCTGCTCGACATCCTTGCCTCCCAAGGCATCGCCTTCGAGGCCGTGCGCGTGTGCCCGCACACCACGGCGGACAAATGCGACTGCCGCAAACCCAAGACCGGCTTGCTCACCGACTACGTGAAGGATGTGTCTTGGTCGCGCGAGTCGTCCGCAGTCATCGGCGACCGCGAGACGGACGTGCAGCTCGCGCAGAACCTTGGCGTGCGTAGCTTCCGTTACGACCGGAAGACTCTCGGCTGGACGGAAATTGCCCGCGTGATTGCCGTCGGGCCCCGGCGCGCCACCATTGTCCGCAATACCAAGGAGACCAAGATCACCGTCGCGGTTGATCTGGACACGCCCGCGCCCGCGCAACTGGCCACCGGCATCGGTTTCTTTGACCACATGCTCGAGCAGATCGCGAAGAACGCCGGCATCGGCCTGGCCATCAAGTGCGAGGGTGATCTCGAGATCGACGAGCACCACACCGTCGAGGACGTGGGCATCGCCCTCGGCACCGCGCTCCGGCAGGCCCTGGGCGACAAGCGCGGCGTGGGCCGCTATGGCTTCGTGCTGCCGATGGACGAGGCTCAGGCCCAGATCGCGCTCGACCTGAGCGGCCGCGCCTATTTCACCTTCGAGGGCAAATTTCCGCGCGAGGTCGTCGGCGAGCTGCCGACGGAGCTCGTGCCGCACTTCTTCCGTTCGCTCAGCGACGCGCTGGCGGCCACGCTTCAGATGAGCGTGAAGGGCGAGAACACGCACCACATGGTCGAAACCCTCTTCAAGGGTTTCGGCCGGGTGTTGCGCACGGCCGCCACCCGCAGCCTCGACGGCGACATACCCAGCACCAAGGGAGTTCTCTGA
- the hisH gene encoding imidazole glycerol phosphate synthase subunit HisH, whose translation MLAIVDSGGANIASVRFALERLGLHSELTADPAVIRAAERVILPGVGSAVEGMKRLQAKGLVDCVRGLTQPVLGVCLGMQLLFEASEEGNTSTLGIIPGQVALLPDSPGITVPHMGWNTLTTGREVGLLDGIEPEARFYFVHSYAAPVNAFTQASCRHGTPFAAIVQRGNFSGCQFHPERSGVAGARLLQNFVEGRV comes from the coding sequence ATGCTAGCCATCGTCGACAGTGGCGGCGCCAACATCGCCTCCGTGCGCTTCGCGCTGGAGCGGCTCGGCCTTCACAGCGAGCTGACCGCAGACCCCGCGGTCATCCGCGCGGCCGAGCGCGTCATCCTGCCCGGCGTCGGTTCCGCTGTGGAGGGCATGAAGCGCCTGCAGGCCAAGGGCCTCGTGGATTGCGTGCGCGGCCTGACGCAACCCGTGCTCGGCGTCTGCCTCGGCATGCAGCTGTTGTTCGAGGCTTCCGAGGAAGGAAACACGTCGACGCTCGGTATCATTCCCGGCCAGGTGGCCCTGTTGCCCGATTCGCCCGGCATAACCGTGCCACACATGGGCTGGAACACGCTCACGACCGGCCGCGAGGTCGGCCTGCTCGACGGCATCGAGCCGGAAGCCCGCTTCTATTTCGTTCACAGCTACGCCGCGCCGGTGAACGCCTTCACGCAGGCCAGCTGCCGGCACGGCACGCCGTTCGCCGCCATCGTGCAACGGGGCAATTTTTCCGGCTGCCAGTTCCACCCCGAACGTTCCGGCGTCGCCGGCGCCCGCCTGCTGCAAAACTTCGTGGAGGGCCGCGTATGA
- the hisF gene encoding imidazole glycerol phosphate synthase subunit HisF — MLARRIIPCLDVRDGQVVKGTQFRDHEVVGDIIELAQRYRDEGADELVFYDITASSDGRTVSTDWVTRVARVLDIPFCVAGGIRSLDGARQILHGGADKISINSPALENPALITELATEFGSQCVVVGIDSRQEAGDYFVKQYTGDPDKTQSTRWRTIDWAREAQKLGAGEVVLNCMNQDGMRQGYDLAQLKLVRDVLRIPLVASGGAGTIAHFHDVFRLAGVDGALAASVFHKGTIKIPALKEQLIADGISIRP, encoded by the coding sequence ATGCTAGCCCGCCGCATCATCCCCTGCCTCGACGTCCGCGACGGCCAGGTCGTCAAGGGCACACAGTTTCGCGACCACGAGGTCGTGGGCGACATCATCGAGCTGGCCCAGCGCTATCGCGACGAGGGCGCCGACGAGCTGGTGTTCTACGACATCACCGCCAGCAGCGACGGCCGCACGGTCTCGACCGACTGGGTGACCCGCGTCGCTCGCGTGCTCGACATCCCCTTCTGCGTGGCCGGCGGCATTCGCTCGCTCGACGGCGCGCGCCAAATCCTGCACGGCGGCGCCGACAAGATCTCCATCAACTCGCCCGCGCTGGAAAATCCCGCGCTCATCACCGAGCTGGCCACCGAGTTCGGCTCGCAGTGCGTCGTCGTCGGCATCGACAGCCGGCAGGAGGCCGGCGACTACTTCGTGAAGCAATACACCGGCGACCCGGACAAGACGCAGTCCACGCGCTGGCGGACGATCGACTGGGCGCGCGAGGCGCAGAAGCTCGGCGCCGGTGAGGTCGTCCTCAATTGCATGAACCAGGACGGCATGCGCCAGGGTTATGATCTCGCCCAACTGAAGCTTGTGCGCGACGTGCTGCGCATTCCGCTCGTTGCCTCCGGTGGCGCGGGCACCATCGCCCACTTCCATGATGTTTTCCGCCTCGCCGGTGTGGACGGCGCGCTCGCCGCGTCCGTTTTCCACAAAGGCACCATCAAGATTCCCGCTCTGAAGGAACAACTCATCGCCGACGGCATTTCCATCCGCCCATAA
- a CDS encoding cytochrome c3 family protein yields the protein MRRLLQSIIYNRKLYDRPQDEWTCGRAAECQACVFGPGPKGECRATGQCLPAKKGDRWFCTRAISLGGACEPGPQPDGSCGCPVPPCTPQRSLRSVRGRLAWKLAGLALALVLLALWGGARNQWANPGPLTPQHAMSTQRCADCHLESAPLAFTAAARAERRQAHDQLCLKCHDLGPQDRSPHGLTGAQLAALARNDQPAAPARPLALAAVHALQPGGPNDLACASCHLEHHGRDFDLKRLTDQQCQVCHQAQFDGFARGHPEFKDYPYKRRTQLRFDHATHWGQYFPDARLAAQSAPTSCATCHAPAADGRQMLVKDFAQTCAACHGGQITGEGRTGAKGVAFIRLPGFDRAVLEAAGEVVGEWPAKSVGGLTPFLRRLLEADAPARAALQDLGSADLTDLAKATPAQKAAAGRLLWSVKSLLADLVTQGQPALLRRLGPMDAGERRTGQFSADGLLAAQQAWLPNLLAEVAAHRRGEQAPVAATAPAARVASAALEFDDAETRVTEGGWYRRDQNYTLYYRPGGHADPFLTTWIDATANDPSPAAQAIFNQLSAESAPGVCMKCHTVDRVGGRQVVNWETAQPQPDRRPFTTFKHTAHFSLMGDQGCATCHVIDATADHARGFGLNHDPAVFQSNFAPMTKATCVTCHQPAKAGDSCLQCHNYHIGDLKQLRLKMVAPPVPAKVAEATGGAAAARLFALVAKNDRP from the coding sequence ATGCGCCGTCTGCTGCAGAGCATCATCTACAACCGGAAGCTTTACGACCGGCCGCAGGACGAGTGGACCTGCGGGCGCGCCGCCGAGTGCCAGGCCTGCGTCTTCGGTCCCGGACCCAAGGGCGAATGCCGCGCCACCGGCCAGTGTCTGCCGGCAAAAAAGGGCGACCGTTGGTTCTGCACGCGGGCGATTTCCCTCGGCGGCGCCTGCGAGCCGGGTCCGCAGCCCGATGGATCCTGCGGCTGTCCCGTGCCACCCTGCACGCCGCAGCGCAGTCTGCGCAGCGTGCGCGGCCGGCTGGCCTGGAAACTGGCCGGCCTCGCGCTGGCGCTCGTGCTCCTGGCGCTCTGGGGCGGGGCCCGCAACCAGTGGGCGAATCCCGGGCCGCTCACGCCCCAACACGCGATGTCGACGCAACGTTGCGCCGACTGCCACCTGGAATCGGCCCCGCTGGCGTTCACCGCGGCGGCGCGGGCGGAACGGCGCCAGGCGCACGACCAGCTTTGCCTGAAGTGCCACGACCTCGGCCCGCAGGACCGTTCGCCGCATGGCCTGACCGGCGCCCAGCTCGCCGCCCTCGCGCGCAACGACCAGCCGGCGGCCCCGGCCCGGCCGCTGGCCCTGGCGGCGGTGCACGCGCTGCAGCCCGGCGGCCCGAACGATCTCGCCTGCGCGTCCTGCCACCTCGAGCACCATGGGCGTGATTTTGATCTCAAGCGCCTGACCGACCAGCAATGCCAGGTGTGTCACCAGGCGCAGTTCGATGGCTTTGCGCGCGGCCACCCGGAATTCAAGGATTACCCTTACAAGCGGCGGACGCAGCTCCGCTTCGACCACGCCACCCACTGGGGTCAGTATTTCCCCGACGCGCGGCTGGCGGCCCAGAGCGCACCTACTTCCTGCGCCACCTGCCATGCGCCGGCCGCCGACGGCCGCCAGATGCTCGTGAAGGATTTCGCGCAGACCTGCGCGGCCTGCCACGGCGGGCAGATCACGGGCGAGGGCCGGACAGGTGCCAAGGGCGTGGCGTTTATCCGCCTGCCGGGCTTTGATCGCGCGGTCCTGGAGGCGGCGGGCGAAGTCGTCGGTGAATGGCCCGCCAAGAGTGTCGGCGGGCTCACGCCGTTCCTGCGCCGCCTGCTCGAGGCCGACGCCCCGGCGCGAGCCGCGCTGCAGGACCTCGGTTCCGCGGACCTCACTGATCTGGCCAAGGCGACCCCCGCGCAAAAAGCGGCGGCCGGGCGCTTGCTCTGGAGCGTGAAGAGCCTGCTCGCGGACCTGGTCACGCAGGGCCAGCCCGCGCTCCTGCGCCGGCTCGGACCCATGGATGCCGGCGAGCGGCGCACCGGCCAGTTTTCCGCCGACGGCCTGCTGGCCGCGCAGCAAGCCTGGCTGCCGAACCTGCTGGCCGAGGTGGCCGCCCACCGCCGCGGGGAACAAGCGCCGGTGGCCGCCACCGCGCCCGCTGCCCGGGTGGCCTCCGCCGCCCTCGAGTTCGATGATGCCGAGACGCGCGTGACCGAAGGGGGATGGTATCGGCGCGATCAAAACTACACGCTCTACTATCGTCCGGGCGGCCACGCGGACCCATTCCTCACTACATGGATCGACGCCACGGCCAACGATCCGTCGCCGGCCGCGCAGGCGATCTTCAACCAGCTGTCGGCGGAGAGCGCTCCCGGCGTCTGCATGAAATGCCACACGGTGGACCGGGTTGGCGGCCGGCAGGTCGTCAATTGGGAAACCGCCCAGCCGCAGCCGGACCGGCGGCCGTTCACCACCTTCAAACACACCGCGCACTTCAGCCTTATGGGCGATCAGGGTTGCGCCACCTGCCACGTGATCGACGCGACGGCGGACCACGCCCGCGGCTTCGGGCTCAACCACGATCCGGCGGTCTTCCAGAGCAATTTCGCCCCGATGACCAAGGCCACCTGCGTGACCTGCCATCAACCGGCAAAGGCGGGCGACAGCTGCCTGCAGTGCCACAACTACCACATCGGCGACCTGAAGCAGCTGCGGTTGAAAATGGTGGCCCCGCCGGTCCCGGCCAAGGTGGCGGAAGCCACCGGCGGCGCGGCGGCCGCGCGTCTCTTCGCCTTGGTGGCGAAGAACGACCGGCCCTGA
- a CDS encoding cyclic nucleotide-binding domain-containing protein, producing MAKPATRPSIVPGSLAPFSQATRQAEPERWDTPFSTEMSEADVNLVLAHPLFITTRPERFPPSIPLRGILKNDARIRRFMPGEIIVRRGDYGHSAFVILSGAVRVLVKEPAAELLGRRQQVRPSVWGSLRRWWQQPRVAEQSRARGAPPGLRLGQGGETRLFLQDVPGVLDADRSIRLQSGELFGEIAALGRTPRTTTVVADGEALLLEIRWQGLREIRSYAPEWKKEIDRRYRERSLLRHLAETPLLWNLPEATLRLVADATRFETFGEFDWHSAYHRGHKDDERQRLEQEPVIAREGDYPNGLLLVRSGFARVSSRYNHGERTDSYLGKGQAFGLKEIVTGWRGKQHVPLRNSLRALGYVDLLFIPTAVLEEHVLPRLDPAQVAALTLAADPAPAVVAPQGLGGSNFLEFIVAQRFINGRAAMLIDLDRCTRCDDCVRACAATHDNNPRFIRHGPEVSGVMVASACMHCVDPVCMIGCPTGAIYRESADGQVGINPDTCIGCSVCAQSCPYGTIQMVALHDEEGLPVVTEETGEPVRRATKCDLCVDQPGGPACVSACPHDALLRADMRQLDTLTAWLQR from the coding sequence ATGGCAAAACCGGCCACCCGCCCGTCGATCGTCCCCGGCTCCCTCGCGCCGTTTTCCCAGGCCACCCGGCAGGCGGAACCGGAGCGCTGGGACACACCGTTCAGCACGGAAATGAGCGAGGCGGACGTGAACCTCGTGCTGGCGCATCCGCTTTTCATCACGACCCGGCCCGAGCGGTTCCCGCCCTCCATCCCGCTCCGCGGCATCCTGAAAAACGACGCGCGCATCCGCCGGTTCATGCCGGGCGAGATCATCGTCCGCCGCGGGGATTACGGACACTCGGCCTTTGTCATCCTGTCCGGGGCCGTGCGCGTGCTGGTCAAGGAACCGGCGGCCGAGTTGCTCGGCCGGCGCCAGCAGGTGCGCCCGTCCGTCTGGGGCAGCCTCAGGCGCTGGTGGCAGCAGCCCCGGGTGGCCGAACAATCCCGCGCCCGCGGCGCCCCGCCGGGCCTCCGGCTCGGCCAGGGCGGGGAGACGCGCCTGTTCCTGCAGGATGTGCCCGGGGTGCTCGACGCCGACCGGAGCATCCGGCTCCAGTCCGGCGAGCTGTTCGGCGAGATCGCCGCGCTCGGCCGCACGCCCCGCACCACCACGGTGGTGGCCGACGGCGAGGCCCTGCTGCTGGAAATCCGCTGGCAGGGGCTGCGCGAGATCCGCAGCTATGCGCCGGAATGGAAGAAGGAAATCGACCGCCGTTACCGCGAGCGCAGTCTCCTGCGCCACCTCGCGGAGACCCCGCTGCTGTGGAACCTGCCCGAGGCCACGCTGCGACTGGTCGCCGACGCGACCCGCTTCGAGACCTTCGGCGAATTCGACTGGCACAGCGCCTACCACCGCGGCCACAAGGACGACGAGCGCCAGCGGCTGGAACAGGAGCCGGTGATTGCGCGCGAAGGCGATTACCCGAACGGCCTGCTCCTCGTGCGCAGCGGGTTCGCCCGCGTGAGCAGCCGCTACAACCACGGCGAGCGCACCGACAGCTACCTCGGCAAGGGGCAGGCCTTCGGCTTGAAGGAGATCGTCACCGGCTGGCGCGGCAAGCAGCACGTGCCGTTGCGCAACAGCCTCCGGGCCCTCGGCTACGTGGATTTGCTTTTCATCCCGACCGCCGTGCTGGAGGAACATGTCCTGCCCCGGCTGGACCCGGCGCAAGTGGCGGCGCTCACGCTGGCGGCGGATCCCGCCCCGGCCGTCGTCGCCCCGCAGGGATTGGGCGGGAGCAATTTCTTGGAGTTCATCGTCGCGCAGCGGTTCATCAACGGTCGCGCGGCAATGTTGATCGACCTCGACCGGTGCACCCGCTGCGACGACTGCGTCCGCGCCTGCGCGGCGACCCACGACAACAACCCCCGCTTCATCCGGCACGGCCCCGAGGTGAGCGGCGTGATGGTGGCCAGCGCGTGCATGCACTGCGTCGACCCCGTCTGCATGATCGGCTGTCCGACCGGGGCCATCTACCGCGAGAGCGCCGACGGCCAGGTGGGCATCAACCCCGACACGTGCATCGGTTGCAGCGTGTGCGCGCAGAGCTGCCCCTATGGCACCATCCAGATGGTCGCACTGCACGATGAAGAAGGGCTGCCGGTTGTGACCGAGGAAACCGGCGAACCCGTGCGGCGCGCGACCAAGTGCGATCTTTGCGTCGACCAGCCGGGTGGCCCGGCCTGTGTGAGCGCCTGTCCGCACGACGCGCTCCTGCGGGCCGACATGCGGCAGCTGGACACCCTGACGGCCTGGCTGCAGCGATGA
- the hisD gene encoding histidinol dehydrogenase, with the protein MKPLIWKKLSASRQTAALRRPAQSAQPAVAAAVRTIVAAVRRDGDAALRRLTEKFDRVTLRSLRVSAAEFATAEKSLTRADLAALRTAYRNIRAFHAAQQPRALRIETQPGIVCEKTVRPVGRVGLYVPGGSAPLPSTALMLGVPSQLAGNPVRVLCTPPDKNGRINPWILCAARFCGITEVYKVGGAQAIAALAYGTASIPKCDKLFGPGNAFVTEAKQQVARDAAGAAIDLPAGPSEVLVIADHRANPAFVAADLLSQAEHGPDSQVVLVAFSEKFAARVQAALARQLSTLPRAAIARRALARSRIFVAANRAEAVVIANAYAPEHLILQVADPRALLASVTTAGSVFLGDLTPESLGDYASGTNHVLPTYGWARACSGLGLADFQRTMTVQTASQAGLQRLGPVVERLALAEGLAAHQRAVRVRLDDISVAAVYDRRKNNRRRS; encoded by the coding sequence ATGAAACCGTTGATCTGGAAAAAACTCTCCGCCTCCCGCCAGACCGCCGCGCTCCGCCGTCCGGCCCAGTCGGCGCAGCCGGCGGTCGCCGCCGCCGTGCGGACGATCGTCGCAGCCGTGCGCCGCGACGGCGACGCGGCGCTCCGCCGCCTCACGGAGAAATTTGACCGGGTGACCCTGCGCTCGCTGCGCGTGAGCGCGGCGGAGTTTGCCACCGCGGAGAAATCCCTGACGCGCGCCGACCTGGCCGCGCTGCGCACCGCCTACCGGAATATCCGCGCCTTTCACGCCGCGCAGCAGCCGCGCGCTCTCCGCATCGAAACCCAACCGGGCATCGTCTGCGAGAAAACCGTCCGCCCGGTTGGCCGCGTCGGCCTCTACGTGCCGGGCGGCAGCGCCCCGCTGCCGTCGACCGCCCTCATGCTCGGGGTGCCGTCGCAGCTCGCCGGCAACCCGGTGCGCGTCCTCTGCACTCCGCCGGACAAAAACGGCCGCATCAACCCGTGGATCCTCTGCGCCGCGCGTTTTTGTGGCATCACCGAGGTCTACAAGGTCGGCGGCGCGCAGGCCATCGCCGCGCTGGCCTACGGCACGGCCAGCATTCCGAAATGCGACAAGCTCTTCGGCCCGGGCAACGCGTTCGTCACCGAAGCCAAGCAGCAGGTCGCCCGCGACGCCGCCGGGGCCGCCATCGACTTGCCCGCCGGCCCGTCCGAGGTGCTCGTCATCGCCGACCACCGCGCCAACCCCGCCTTTGTCGCTGCCGACCTGCTCTCGCAGGCCGAACACGGCCCGGATTCGCAAGTGGTGCTCGTCGCTTTCAGCGAAAAATTCGCCGCCCGCGTCCAGGCCGCCTTGGCGCGCCAGCTCTCCACCTTGCCGCGCGCCGCTATTGCGCGCCGCGCCCTGGCCAGGAGCCGCATTTTTGTCGCGGCGAATCGCGCCGAGGCCGTCGTCATCGCGAACGCCTACGCTCCCGAACACCTCATCCTGCAGGTGGCCGACCCGCGCGCGTTGCTGGCTTCCGTCACCACCGCCGGCTCCGTCTTCCTCGGCGACCTGACCCCCGAGTCGCTCGGCGATTACGCCAGCGGCACCAACCACGTGCTGCCCACCTATGGCTGGGCCCGCGCCTGCAGCGGCCTGGGGCTCGCCGATTTTCAACGCACCATGACCGTGCAAACCGCCAGCCAGGCCGGCTTGCAAAGGCTCGGGCCGGTCGTCGAGCGCCTCGCCCTGGCCGAGGGCCTCGCCGCCCACCAGCGCGCGGTGCGCGTCCGCCTGGATGATATTTCTGTAGCGGCGGTCTATGACCGCCGTAAAAACAATCGGCGGCGATCATAG